A single Argentina anserina chromosome 7, drPotAnse1.1, whole genome shotgun sequence DNA region contains:
- the LOC126802951 gene encoding uncharacterized protein LOC126802951 has translation MEERKGDVRVSIISAVFFTCIVAGAVFLFLYMLLPGKKVKLWYPIVGLILVAVPWLFWTVTCAYRCLKPGDSCTQIDGSGRYDKADAGGGGGGSSHTATTAPASSSVAMIANASSAAGSPVNSPSGNQRHVQFAGVVVMGGNDGNGGQTQKAPEAAAAQYQAIDVEDHSRTNGSIASTESEMPLRLMV, from the coding sequence ATGGAGGAAAGAAAAGGAGATGTTAGAGTCTCTATCATCTCAGCGGTCTTCTTCACCTGCATTGTGGCTGGAGCAGTCTTTCTTTTCCTTTACATGCTTCTACCAGGTAAAAAAGTCAAGCTATGGTATCCCATTGTGGGTTTGATACTTGTGGCCGTTCCATGGCTTTTCTGGACCGTGACATGCGCCTACAGGTGCCTCAAGCCAGGAGATAGCTGCACACAAATCGATGGCAGTGGCCGGTATGACAAGGCAGATgcaggtggaggaggaggaggaagcagCCACACAGCCACCACGGCCCCAGCCTCCAGCAGTGTAGCAATGATTGCCAATGCATCATCAGCTGCAGGGTCCCCTGTGAATTCCCCAAGCGGCAATCAGCGCCATGTGCAGTTTGCCGGGGTTGTTGTGATGGGAGGTAATGATGGAAATGGAGGCCAAACCCAAAAGGCACCTGAGGCAGCTGCTGCACAATATCAAGCCATAGATGTGGAGGATCACAGTAGGACAAATGGCTCAATTGCTTCTACAGAAAGTGAAATGCCATTGAGATTAATGGTttga